cttctagcttctgtacttcctccctggtagcctgttgcttttcttttcctaccaccctcttcctctgctttACTGGTTTGgcttcggggaggacattcagcttATGTGTCATCACTTCGGGATCAATtccgggcatgtcagaaggcttccaggcgaagcttgggGCGTGACTTCGGACCAGAGTCATGACCTCGGTTTTCTGCTCTTTTGTcaggccggcgttgagactaAAGACCTTATCTGTTTCCACCTCTGATAATGGAAAAGTCTCCAGTTCCCCTACTGGCTCTGTCCTGGCCTCCGTTTTTTCATCCCTGACCTCTAAGACTTCTGAATCCAGCCCGTCCTCCGTTATGCTCGGTTCTGCCACTGTAGCCAggtatactgcccttgcttcttcttggCTTCCCCGAACTATCCCCACCCCTGCttctgttgggaacttcatcgccagatatctgatactggtgacagcCTCAAAGTCAAACAGCACAGGTCGTCCCAGAATCGCGTTGTAACTCAAGGGGAGCTTAGCCACCAAGAACATCGCATAATGGGTGCGAGCCCTCGGAGCCTCTCCCAAAGTAAGGGCTAGTTTTACTTTCCCTTCCACCGTCACTGGTGCTCCTCCAATCCCTTTAATCGGGGCTTGATCCCGAACCAGTTGCTCTTcaggaattcccatctgctggaagactcgATAAGGCAATAGGTTTACCTTGCTTCCGTCATCCACCAAGATTTTCTTTACCCGGTAGTTGTGAATAacagcttcaatgacaagggcgtcatcgtgaggcatctgaacaccctgagcGTCCTTCGAGGAGAAAGTGATGGTTGTTgaagagtgttcaacgatctgcatgacctcaGCACTGCTAGTTTCTCCTTCTCTGCTTCTCTTTTTcccccttcggctcatccgacctcccgtgcctcctacgatcatattgatggttccactAGACCCGTCATTCACAGTGTTAGCTCCTGTTCTTCTCGGCGTTTGGGCTGCCGGATTGGGTTGAGGTCTCTGTCCTTCCGGTTTCTTTACAAAGTTCTTTAGGTGCCctctctttatcaacctctcaatttctgcaatcaactggaaacagttattggtgtcgtgaCCATGAGTTCGGTGgaactgacagtatttgtcaggatttcgctGGTCGGCTTCCGATTTCAGGGGCTTGGGCCATTGTAAGAATTCTTTGTCCTGGACGGCtacgagcacttcggctctagaggcattaagtggggtcggcttctccgGAACCCACGAAGGGAGTGGCCTTTGCTCTGAGGCCCGAGGGGGAaaaggtctttggtcccttcgctcccaagGCTGTCTGTAAGGCTCAGACCTTTCGCCATGTTTCTTTTCATGCTTCTCCGGCCTTCTTTCCTCCGAGGCTTTCTCCTTGCCTGCCACTCCCTTGGCGAATCGGCTTGTCACCAGAGCATCATCCTGTcttatatacttctcagccctcttcatcagctcggccagtgaagtcggaggcttcctgcttaatgaACCGAAAAACTCGGCGGAGGTCGtgcccttctgcatggcctccattgcccttccttcatcaagctcgggaatctgcagggcttcTGTATTGAAACGAGCTACGTACTCTCTAAGCGATTCCTCCCGTCTCTACCTTattgtttccagatagctcgtcttcctatccgctggcaccccggcgatgaaccggctgatgaaacgagtggccagatctccaaaactcCCAATGCTTCCagtctccaggctgttgaaccacgctcgCGCTGGCCCTGAGAGtgtcgttgggaataccttgcacatcaaggcatccgataaagtttgcagttccatgaaggtcttgtaattcatgacgtgctccctcgggttaccacTCCATCGTAGGCtgccattgatggcatcataaacttcttagggacagtttcctgttgcacccacttcgagaaaggCGAAGAAGTGGGCAGGAAGGTTTGGCTTTGATCTTTCTTTCCCAGCTCGACCAAAAgctgctctctcaacttctgCAGTTTTTGGTCCACATCCTCATCTTCCGGCCTGGGCTTTTTCTCCAGGCGatattcctcctcctctgcttcactcCTGGTCCACCTGGTTGTCCCGGTGGAGTAGTTGTCAgactcctcattttctatcatctccctcacccTTCTTCCATGGACTCAGGCctccggctcttcctcttctccggctcttctctctctttcccCGGCGccgcggctgctggtttgaaggcGATCAGGGGTAggttggggctcattggtttggagttcttctaccactgggagtgtatttatcggggtgctgaggcccctttgttgcattatctgccccaaccagtgggcggtgttctgtagttggagggccatggtttgaaggtcctggttggataaggtagcggtgggagcattccctgccaaacttggcgagggattgagaggaatgggtgtttggttgtttagtgttgtagggctagaaaaggagaactgctgcccctcttgggcagagcttaggtcatttGGGATGTTAAGGTTGTTGTcgttgtgattagccatcgtggatctcagtgggttttttTAATAgtgaaactccggtgatgaaaagatctccttcgtttcccacagacggcgccaattgatgatctgagatccagagaaatagggtttttacaatgGGCTCTGTAAAACTTAGAAAAAGCTTAAACATAGAGAGGAGCATTtccccttttatatgtttccttttgtctgctagtgacgtgccaacAGAATGAGTATCATTAGGCCATCTGTCCCTGCTacgctgatacggacgtacgagggaatcagatccctgccccatgcgtaacggcctctgattctccctgtgCGCGTGTAGGCGGGTCTACGAGGCGGGTGGATGGATCCTTCTTCGGATTCCGAGTTGGGCCGAAGGATAGGAACAAGGCTGAGCCCAAACGGGATCAGCTTGAGGTACAGTGAAGACGAGGCCGGCCTGGCGATGAGGCTGAGCGGACTGGACCCAGTTGGCGTGAGTGGCTTGGGGATCTCTAGATAATGGGCTAAAGTCATGGGTCTGACCCTAGACTTGGGTGAGATGAGTCCAGAGGTCATCAGGTTGATTTCTCACTTCCATAATGTAgattatttatttgatttttaatatttttttttctaattttagtaAAACCAAAAATTatgggaaaatattttttttattaattattgtttTATCTAATGCAAACAGTGGAAACCTTCAAAATTGGAGCTAGTAAGCGAAGAGATGGTGGATCGTTATTTCACTGGGATAGATgggaaatatttaaaaattactgatCGATCTGTGATGGCCGGCGTATTGAAGCCCAAACTTTAGTGAAActtgttttttattttcttccttaCAATTAGAAATCTGCTTGTGTGTTTCATATGGGTATGAACCACTGGTATTCTCGATTTATTGAACTGAAATAAATAGATCTATGCATTTCTTGAGAACAAGCCAAAAGCAGGATTAATGGTGGTAAAGCCTCCATCTAATGCTAAATTATGACCACTCATGTACTTGGACTCATCACTTGCTAAATAAATGGCAGCTTCTGCTACATCTTCCTCTTTCAGTTTCACCCCTTTAAGATTTGAATATACACCATCTCTCCCTCCATCCTCCTCCATTTTGAAGAACTTCATAGTCAATGGCGTTTCCACGAAGTAACATGACAAACAATTCACTCTAATTCCAAATTGCCCCAGTTCTGCCGCTGCGTTCTTTGCTAGACCCACAATAGCATGCTTTGTGCTGGTGTATGCGTGTGATGCAACGCCTCCAACACTTGAACAAACGCTGCCCAATGTAATTATACTTCCTTGGCGAGCAGGAATCATCACTCGAGCTGCGTGTTTGGTTCCCAAGAAAGGTCCTATCAAATTAACTTTCACCACtcgctcaaaatcgatgagttCATTTTCGACAATACTGGGTTTGCGCGGATCGGCAACAGCTGCATTATTCACCATTATGTCGAGCTTCCCAAATATGGAGACTGCAGTGTCTACTGCCTTTTCGACGTCAGATTCTATAGTTACATCGCAGTGCACAAACAGGGCCACATGAGCTCCAAGATCTTCAGCAACTGACTTGCCTAAATCGTCTTGGATGTCCGCGATTACTACTTTAGCTCCATGTTTGCAGAAGCTTCTGGCTATGCACTCGCCGATACTCATAGCCGCTCCGGTGATCAACGCGACTTTACCTTCCAATCTATGACAAGAATGAATAGAATACTTAATTAATAACTCTAATATTGGTTATTCTGTACAAATTGACAAAAtctttctcctttcttttttatttttttctacacAAAATTAATGCCAAGGAATGTTTTTTACTTTACaaatttcattattataatataaacgtTGGTTTAATGTTTTCTTTagtaaatttcattatttaaattttattataattaatttttagagaagtaattaaagttaaaactacaataaaaaattaatttatataaaaaaagtaaatttataataaatcatTTATTGTTCTATAGTACTTAACCTtcgtaatataaaaaaattttcagatcacttagttttaaaaattatattaaaatatttttaatattttaaaaattttattaattagtttttttattaatttcacttatttattaattaatttttaaaaattaaacaaaaatgtCAAGTGAATAAGCAGCATAGATTACCTTCTACTTGTAGCAGCAGCTGGAACTGAGAGAAGCGAGTCTCCTGCCATTGCCAAtggttatttttttcttttgaagattAAAGATCAGACTTGTTTGGCTGGGATGAGAAGGAGAGATGCAAACTGAACCTTCTTTTATAGAGGCACAGGTGACATCaacaaaatttcttttttctttttttatgggGAAATTACCAAAAAGCTTATACTCACCTGCTCCACTTCATGAGAGTTTCGTCCAAgtcttcgatttttttttttataaaattaaaaaaaaaaaagaaatgatatttcattttaaaaaaaaaaagaatgatatTTCATATAAGTCGTGGTATATAGAATGtcgaattaattataaaattattagctaattgttaataaaatttagtttttatcgTTGTATTAATTGACTTACTATTTCAATTATTAATCTATATAAGAACTAGTCTCTTCACATTACAACTTCTCCAAATATGAGATcacttcaattttcttttaatttatcatatataTCATATGACGaaatcatatataaaatattttagctcttaattttaatatttataatagtttagtcaaataattataaaattatgtatcattaattataaatttatttttaaaaaaatttatgatacTTAATTTATCGCATAACATCGCATTACACAATTcctttttaaaaatgaaaaaaaaagtacTAATCTTATTTTATATATCACATCAGTATTAATCAtattgttaataataattaattatacgtAATCAATTAATCAagttgttaataataataataattatatgaaatcaattattgaatttaatgattttaatttattttaaatactaaaaattattaatttatacgtAGCAtcaatttaatgattttaatttttaatttaattgaattagaaatcaaatatataaaaattaaaaaataaagtttatacACGACAACTTGCCACGTCATTGAGTGACATCTAATTACGTAGTAGCTGAAAAGTCAAAAAAAGTAGacctaattaattaaatgattattattttttaatttatagtatttaatttatCGTACAATATAATTGtggtttaataaaaaaaatagtagtTTTTTAGTTTTGTTGACTCTCATATAAATTTTGAGGTTATTAAGGTTTATAGACAATagtagttgttttttttttttaaaaaaaatagtgttATTGTCTCAAAAAAAGCCAAGAGGAGTCATATTTCCCTtatatacattttttaaaagcattaatataattaatatattatttatattctcTTTGTagaaattataaacaaattaaaaaaaaccaaTAGTCTCTAATTTCTGGAAGCTTGATTGGAAGGAATACTTAATATTAGTAAATATGTATGGTGGgagtagtttattaattaatgtatttatttatttatttaaatatttattatacttAATGGGTTGTTAGATTgtagtttatatatattttttaatctttgtttatatattaaattaattatattggtCTGTGAGGTTGCATTGTCCTTTCACATGGGAACCAAGACATTTTGTTTTGGCttataaatatatgtataaGAATCGACAGCCTCATCGTACTCCACCATTCTTTCGTAGGTTGTCGCTGAAGGAACACAGCTTTAAACAATGGCTTCCACCTGCAACTTCAAGAGGGAACTTAACAAGGTATCAATTATTACTcatatattttctattttttattactactttaaatagattaaaattatagaattcaataattaataataaaattaattagtttattttttaaaataaagaaattaaataattaattttattaaataataagaattaaatagttaatttc
This Manihot esculenta cultivar AM560-2 chromosome 6, M.esculenta_v8, whole genome shotgun sequence DNA region includes the following protein-coding sequences:
- the LOC110617012 gene encoding secoisolariciresinol dehydrogenase, which gives rise to MAGDSLLSVPAAATSRRLEGKVALITGAAMSIGECIARSFCKHGAKVVIADIQDDLGKSVAEDLGAHVALFVHCDVTIESDVEKAVDTAVSIFGKLDIMVNNAAVADPRKPSIVENELIDFERVVKVNLIGPFLGTKHAARVMIPARQGSIITLGSVCSSVGGVASHAYTSTKHAIVGLAKNAAAELGQFGIRVNCLSCYFVETPLTMKFFKMEEDGGRDGVYSNLKGVKLKEEDVAEAAIYLASDESKYMSGHNLALDGGFTTINPAFGLFSRNA